The window ATAGTGTCTTTTATGTGGGATATGCCTATGTGTTTTAGTATGTCAGATGTATCTCCAGGTTCTAGAATTACTGTTATTCCATTTGCTTCTGGAGAGTACTCCCAATCTAAAGATTTGTATTGGTTAAGCATACATTGAAAATCTTCATCTACTTTATTGAGTAAATCCTTATCAAGTGTCGAAAGTTGCTTTAGATGTTCTATGTTCTTTAGTGATTGAATTATTCTCATTTTTTCATACCTCCTTTTAGTTGAAACAATTGGAATTGCATGTGTTTGTAATAATTATTACATAATTATAATATGTGTTTGAAAATATAGTTAAAACGGTATTTAAGAAAGTTTTAAGAAAATAGCAGGCAGTTCGACAAAACTAGTCATCTTTCATCAAAAGTATTATTATATTTACCTAGAATATATTTATAGATTAATTATGAGACTTAGGAGGGATAGTAATGAAAAAAATATTAAAATGGATTGGTATTGTTTTCGTAGGACTAATTATTATTGGAGCAATTGCAGGTGGAGGAGAAGAAGGTAGTGATAATAATACGTCTAGTAATGAATCTACAACTCAAGAAGCTTCATCTGAAAGCACAACAGAAACTAAAACAGCAGAGGAACCTGTAACAGAAGAGTATTTCAAAATTGGTGATGTTGTAAAAGTTGGCAATCTTGAATATACAGTAAATGAAGTTCTTCAAGCCGATAAATTAGGTAATGAATATTTGAATGAAGAAGCTAACGGTGTATTTTTAATTCTTAATGTAACAGTAACTAACAGAGATAAGGAAGGGAGAACTATTGATTCAGCAATGTTTAAGCTTATAGAGAGTGATGGGACTGAGTATGACTCA of the Caldisalinibacter kiritimatiensis genome contains:
- a CDS encoding DUF4352 domain-containing protein, yielding MKKILKWIGIVFVGLIIIGAIAGGGEEGSDNNTSSNESTTQEASSESTTETKTAEEPVTEEYFKIGDVVKVGNLEYTVNEVLQADKLGNEYLNEEANGVFLILNVTVTNRDKEGRTIDSAMFKLIESDGTEYDSNGSAAIYIEGNDDFFLAQVNPKLSKTGYIVFDVPTVDSSYALKVTGGFWSSEEELIYLTNE